One stretch of Rana temporaria chromosome 10, aRanTem1.1, whole genome shotgun sequence DNA includes these proteins:
- the LOC120916427 gene encoding protein RoBo-1-like, with the protein MKTVAVVLLLFSFGLFTAETLRCNACHSRNADLCNDTITECPDGSSCMTVYEKFGFNHTYHSLEKRCALNLKCNRSMYAYVNKDVYYDLSYDCCETDLCNNGPFVDKNITYSYDGPECPSCFSYETMEVCKPVTNTICRSKDDHCAILVGLMQKPDGVFTNFSAQGCMSNLSCNYEYSQAIGYEMKTIKIQKCWLPDLKHQPDQEKKEE; encoded by the exons atgaagacAGTTGCCGTTGTTCTGTTACTTTTCTCCTTTGGTCTATTTACAG cTGAAACGCTCAGATGTAATGCGTGCCACAGTCGTAATGCTGACCTTTGCAATGATACAATCACTGAATGCCCGGATGGCAGCTCTTGTATGACCGTCTATGAAAAGTTTGGATTCA atcACACCTATCACTCCCTTGAGAAGCGCTGCGCTTTAAATCTGAAATGCAATCGTAGCATGTATGCCTATGTTAATAAAGATGTGTACTATGACCTGTCATATGATTGCTGTGAAACGGATCTTTGCAACAATGGGCCTTTTGTGG ATAAAAATATAACCTACTCCTATGATGGCCCTGAATGTCCATCTTGCTTCTCGTATGAAACCATGGAAGTGTGTAAGCCTGTCACAAATACAATCTGCAGAAGTAAGGATGACCACTGTGCCATATTAGTTGGATTGATGCAAAAACCAG ATGGTGTTTTTACCAACTTTTCAGCACAGGGATGCATGTCGAATCTGAGTTGTAACTATGAATACAGCCAAGCCATTGGATATGAAATGAAGACgattaaaatacaaaaatgctGGTTACCAGATCTGAAGCATCAACCCGAtcaagaaaaaaaggaggaatgA